One region of Chryseobacterium muglaense genomic DNA includes:
- a CDS encoding histidine kinase, whose amino-acid sequence MDGNYYMIHDYLIFFGVFAIFFFLTVSIYLFNQNQRLKNKNLRLFQTNKLIEQKLNEVQLEHIGTKLNPHLFKNILNSVQSHAYQTYMSLDKLANVLDYILYESNNKFVSPKEELSFALSLIEINKIKVNPLFDFRIKSKIDKSDAVFEEKIFAPLLSVDLIENAFKHTDFLASDSFISILLELEDGIFSMKVSNKASLKNVLHKDHSGFGSQSLDQRLKMIYPNFYSLQKSSKNGIFTAELTINLGEFYDKMRYS is encoded by the coding sequence ATGGATGGCAACTACTACATGATTCATGATTATCTGATCTTCTTTGGAGTTTTTGCTATTTTCTTTTTTCTTACGGTGAGTATTTATCTTTTCAACCAGAATCAGCGCTTAAAAAATAAAAATTTAAGGCTTTTTCAAACCAATAAACTCATAGAGCAAAAACTGAATGAAGTGCAGCTGGAACACATCGGAACCAAGCTTAATCCACACTTATTCAAAAACATTCTTAATTCTGTACAGTCGCACGCTTATCAAACCTATATGTCGCTCGACAAACTGGCCAATGTTCTCGATTATATCCTATACGAAAGCAATAATAAATTTGTAAGCCCCAAAGAAGAGCTAAGTTTTGCCTTAAGTCTTATTGAAATTAATAAAATTAAAGTCAATCCGCTTTTTGACTTTAGAATTAAATCTAAAATTGATAAATCTGATGCTGTTTTTGAAGAAAAAATCTTTGCTCCGCTACTTTCAGTTGATTTAATTGAAAACGCTTTCAAACATACCGATTTTCTGGCTTCAGATTCTTTTATTTCTATTTTATTGGAACTCGAAGACGGTATTTTTTCAATGAAAGTAAGCAATAAAGCTTCACTTAAAAATGTACTTCATAAAGATCACAGCGGTTTTGGAAGTCAGTCTTTGGATCAACGATTAAAAATGATTTATCCCAATTTTTATTCGCTTCAAAAGAGTTCAAAAAACGGTATCTTCACGGCAGAATTAACAATCAATTTAGGAGAATTCTATGATAAAATGCGTTATTCTTGA
- a CDS encoding LytR/AlgR family response regulator transcription factor, producing MIKCVILDDELLAISYLKLLCEQIENVEVVKAFNDPKIFLNEIRDIDCNLCILDIEMPGMTGLQVAELISDSKKIIFTTAYKEYAAEAFDLNVVDYVRKPIKKERLVQAFEKAADLLNNSQKKEFIEWNTNIGKSTIFSEQITYIKTSEIDSRDKDIILKDGTTIVLKNLNFKSLLEMLPSKDFAQVNKKEIIALSSVKVLSTNEIITTIPTESDHFLKLQIGDTYKNQLMEMFGK from the coding sequence ATGATAAAATGCGTTATTCTTGATGATGAATTGTTAGCGATAAGTTATCTGAAACTTTTATGCGAACAGATTGAAAATGTAGAAGTTGTAAAAGCTTTTAACGACCCCAAAATTTTTCTCAACGAAATAAGAGACATCGACTGTAATCTCTGTATCTTAGATATTGAAATGCCTGGAATGACCGGTTTGCAGGTTGCTGAGCTTATTTCCGATTCAAAAAAAATCATCTTTACAACAGCTTACAAAGAATATGCTGCAGAAGCTTTCGACTTAAATGTGGTAGATTATGTAAGAAAACCGATCAAAAAAGAAAGACTAGTTCAAGCGTTTGAAAAAGCGGCAGATCTTTTAAACAACAGTCAGAAAAAAGAATTTATCGAATGGAATACCAACATTGGTAAATCTACAATTTTCAGTGAACAGATTACCTATATTAAAACCTCAGAAATCGACAGCCGAGATAAAGATATTATCCTGAAAGACGGAACAACGATTGTTCTGAAAAATCTCAATTTCAAATCTCTTCTGGAAATGCTTCCTTCAAAAGATTTTGCACAGGTGAATAAGAAAGAAATCATTGCTTTGTCATCAGTAAAAGTTTTATCTACAAACGAAATAATTACAACAATACCTACCGAGTCTGACCATTTTTTAAAACTTCAGATTGGCGATACTTATAAAAATCAGTTGATGGAAATGTTCGGTAAATAA
- the bla-A gene encoding CGA/CIA family class A beta-lactamase has translation MKKTALLFLLISAFTFAQKSVLAQKVDSIIKDKKATVGISVLGFEDGFKYNKNAETKLPMLSVFKFHIAATVLDLVDKGKLSLDQKILIKKSDLLENTWSPIREKYPNGNVELSLSEIINYTVAWSDNNGCDILLRSIGGPQVVQKFMDSKGVKDFQIKHNEEQMHKGAKYLYENYTTTNSLSQLYKKFYDGKILSKKSTKFLYDIMLNTSTGGNKLKEQLPKQSIAHKTGSSGKDGDLTIAENDSGIVTLPNGKHYAIVVFISNSTETDEVNCKMISNISKAVWDYFNK, from the coding sequence ATGAAAAAAACAGCACTTCTTTTTCTATTGATTTCAGCATTTACTTTTGCTCAGAAATCTGTTTTAGCACAAAAGGTCGATTCAATTATTAAAGATAAAAAAGCCACTGTCGGAATTTCTGTTTTAGGTTTTGAAGATGGTTTTAAATACAATAAAAACGCAGAGACAAAACTACCTATGCTTAGTGTCTTTAAGTTTCATATTGCAGCTACAGTTCTCGATCTGGTAGATAAAGGAAAACTTTCATTAGACCAGAAAATTTTAATTAAAAAAAGTGATCTGCTTGAAAATACCTGGTCGCCGATTCGGGAAAAATATCCAAACGGAAATGTTGAACTATCTCTAAGCGAAATCATTAATTATACCGTTGCATGGAGTGATAATAATGGCTGTGATATACTATTAAGATCGATCGGAGGTCCACAAGTTGTTCAAAAATTTATGGATTCTAAAGGAGTGAAAGATTTCCAGATTAAACATAATGAAGAGCAAATGCACAAAGGAGCAAAATATTTGTATGAAAATTATACGACAACCAATTCTTTGAGTCAGCTTTATAAAAAATTCTATGATGGTAAAATTTTATCTAAAAAATCAACAAAATTTTTATACGACATCATGCTGAATACCTCTACCGGAGGAAATAAACTGAAAGAACAGTTGCCTAAACAATCTATTGCTCACAAAACCGGTTCTTCAGGGAAAGATGGGGATTTAACGATCGCAGAAAATGATTCGGGAATTGTTACGTTACCAAATGGCAAGCATTATGCAATAGTAGTATTTATTAGCAACTCTACCGAGACAGACGAGGTGAATTGTAAGATGATTTCAAACATTTCAAAAGCAGTTTGGGATTATTTTAATAAGTAA
- a CDS encoding 3-hydroxybutyryl-CoA dehydrogenase — translation MKNIVVIGAGTMGNGIAHTFAQSGFSVNLVDVSQEALDKGLKTITTNLDRIIAKGNLTEEQKAETLGNIKTFTQLKDAVTNADLVVEAATENQDLKLKIFAQMDEFAPENCILSTNTSSISITKIAAATKRADKVIGMHFMNPVPIMKLVEIIKGYSTSKETFDSIYEMSKTLGKVPVEVNDYPGFVANRILMPMINESIETLYNGVAGVEEIDTVMKLGMAHPMGPLQLADFIGLDVCLAILNVMYDGFKNPKYAPNPLLVNMVMAGKLGVKSGEGFYDYSESKKAEKVAKMFAK, via the coding sequence ATCAAAAACATTGTCGTTATCGGAGCGGGAACCATGGGAAATGGTATTGCACATACATTCGCACAAAGCGGTTTTAGTGTAAATTTAGTAGACGTTTCTCAGGAAGCTTTAGATAAAGGATTGAAAACTATTACTACAAACCTTGACAGAATCATTGCAAAGGGAAACCTTACAGAAGAACAAAAAGCAGAAACTTTAGGAAACATCAAAACTTTCACTCAGCTAAAAGATGCCGTAACCAACGCAGATTTGGTAGTGGAAGCTGCAACTGAAAATCAGGATTTAAAATTAAAGATTTTCGCTCAGATGGATGAGTTTGCTCCGGAAAATTGCATTCTATCGACCAATACTTCATCTATTTCTATTACTAAAATTGCTGCTGCTACCAAAAGAGCAGATAAAGTTATCGGAATGCACTTTATGAACCCGGTTCCTATCATGAAACTGGTAGAAATCATCAAAGGCTACTCTACTTCAAAAGAAACTTTTGACTCTATTTACGAAATGAGCAAAACTTTAGGGAAAGTTCCTGTAGAAGTAAATGATTACCCTGGTTTTGTAGCCAACAGAATTTTGATGCCGATGATTAACGAATCTATCGAAACTTTATACAACGGTGTTGCCGGAGTTGAAGAAATTGATACCGTAATGAAATTAGGAATGGCTCATCCAATGGGACCACTTCAATTGGCAGATTTTATCGGCCTTGATGTTTGTTTGGCTATCTTAAACGTAATGTACGATGGTTTCAAAAATCCTAAATATGCACCAAACCCATTATTAGTAAATATGGTAATGGCAGGAAAATTAGGAGTAAAATCAGGAGAAGGTTTCTATGATTATTCTGAAAGCAAAAAAGCGGAGAAAGTTGCAAAAATGTTTGCAAAATAA
- a CDS encoding META domain-containing protein: MKNLFLSICTFAVLASCGTMKNASSSKVGKAQPSIANTKWVLADNVKGQVPTLNVEGSKINGNSGCNRYFGGVTMETASGKFEASQMGSTKMACDNMSVEQNFLDMLHKANKYVVSGTTLELYQDNLLLLKFNKSE, translated from the coding sequence ATGAAAAATCTTTTTTTAAGTATATGCACATTTGCTGTTTTGGCATCTTGCGGAACAATGAAAAACGCATCTTCATCAAAAGTTGGTAAAGCACAGCCGTCAATTGCCAATACAAAATGGGTGTTAGCAGATAATGTAAAAGGGCAGGTTCCTACTTTGAATGTAGAAGGTTCAAAAATCAATGGAAACTCAGGATGTAACAGATATTTTGGCGGGGTGACCATGGAAACAGCATCAGGGAAATTTGAAGCTTCACAGATGGGTTCTACCAAAATGGCTTGTGATAACATGAGCGTTGAGCAAAACTTTCTTGATATGCTTCACAAAGCTAATAAGTATGTAGTTTCAGGAACTACTTTAGAATTGTATCAGGATAATTTGTTGCTGTTAAAATTCAACAAATCTGAATAA